Part of the Xenopus tropicalis strain Nigerian chromosome 3, UCB_Xtro_10.0, whole genome shotgun sequence genome, TCAGCGGTCAGATACTCCAGCACTGCGGCAAGATAGACTGGAGCTCCGGCTCCCACCCGCTCAGCATAATTGCCTTTCCTCAGCAGCCGGTGAACACGGCCGactgggaactgcagcccagcccGAGATGAGCGAGTCTTGGCCTTTGCCCGGGTCTTCCCGCCTTGTTTGCCTCTTCCTGACATGATTCCTGCTTCGTGTTACACAAAGTAACTCCATATAATGTAACGTGCACTTTTGCTTTTATAGGCATCTGTGGGAGTACTTCTCTTCTCTGATTGGTTAGGTTCAATTGCAGCCAATGAAACACAAGCTTTAGTCTACACCAATCCTTTGGGCCCAAACTTAAGAGATGGAACGATTAAACGTCATGTAAAAGAGCCAGCCAATGGGAAGCACAGGCAACGTACAGCCTCATTTACATGGGCAGGGTATAAAAAAAAAGGCGCAGATGGAAGGGAATATTATTACAGTTTGTTTGCAGACTGACCGTGTATCTGAGGGAAAATGCCCGAACCCGCCAAATCCGCCCCAGCGCCAAAGAAAGGCTCTAAGAAAGCGGTGAGTAAAACGcagaagaaagatgggaagaagcgcaggaagaGCAGGAAGGAGAGTTACGCCATCTACGTGTACAAAgtgctgaagcaggtgcacccTGATACCGGCATCTCTtccaaggccatgagcatcatgaactcctttgtTAACGATGTGTTCgagcgcatcgcaggggaagcctcccgcctggctcattacaacaagcgctccaccatcacctcccgggagatccagaccgcggtccgcctgctgctgcctggggagctggccaagcacGCTGTGTCCGAGGGGACAAAGGCTGTGACTAAATACACC contains:
- the LOC101733489 gene encoding histone H2B 1.1 codes for the protein MPEPAKSAPAPKKGSKKAVSKTQKKDGKKRRKSRKESYAIYVYKVLKQVHPDTGISSKAMSIMNSFVNDVFERIAGEASRLAHYNKRSTITSREIQTAVRLLLPGELAKHAVSEGTKAVTKYTSAK